In Acidobacteriota bacterium, the following are encoded in one genomic region:
- a CDS encoding DUF533 domain-containing protein encodes MRFVEDMLAGMIRESTGFNSKRLLRKIGGKRILMMGGAAVAGALLQQKMDPSAGAGPSTGAPGVPPPPPPSSLPPTVPPPPAPPTSAPAPAQSPAAVPPPPPPPSGPATSAPAEAPLDLPLEMAYATVRTMVAAALADGHLAPEEKTVIEQRLAAGVLTAEQTAQVHRDLVVPASPAELAAMVATDGDREMLFEVAVLVLRADQAVPEFEQRWLRSLGDALGLDPARQSQLQDELFSG; translated from the coding sequence ATGCGATTCGTCGAAGACATGCTGGCCGGAATGATCCGCGAGTCGACGGGCTTCAACAGCAAGCGGCTGCTGCGCAAGATCGGTGGCAAGCGCATTCTGATGATGGGCGGCGCCGCGGTGGCCGGCGCCTTGCTGCAGCAGAAGATGGATCCCTCGGCGGGCGCTGGGCCATCGACCGGGGCTCCCGGAGTGCCTCCGCCACCGCCGCCGTCCAGTCTTCCGCCAACGGTGCCGCCTCCTCCGGCACCGCCGACTTCGGCGCCGGCCCCTGCCCAGTCGCCAGCGGCTGTGCCGCCACCACCGCCGCCTCCTTCGGGACCGGCGACTTCGGCGCCGGCCGAAGCGCCCCTCGATCTGCCGCTGGAGATGGCCTATGCGACGGTGCGGACGATGGTCGCTGCCGCCCTTGCCGACGGCCACCTGGCGCCGGAGGAGAAGACGGTTATCGAGCAGCGGCTGGCGGCCGGCGTGTTGACTGCGGAGCAGACCGCTCAGGTGCACCGCGATCTGGTGGTGCCGGCCTCGCCGGCGGAGCTGGCGGCGATGGTGGCGACCGATGGCGATCGCGAGATGCTCTTCGAGGTCGCTGTGCTGGTGCTGCGGGCGGACCAGGCGGTGCCCGAGTTCGAGCAGCGCTGGCTGCGCTCCCTCGGCGATGCCCTCGGTCTCGACCCGGCTCGCCAGAGCCAGCTTCAGGACGAGCTGTTCAGCGGCTAG